One genomic segment of Ancylobacter sp. IITR112 includes these proteins:
- a CDS encoding ammonia monooxygenase: MVRVGEGDGPRWGYNENPGAPTFTPSILLRSGHYVSTHQPGDPCWCDYEKRLGKPAPFACTVCHSFVTDGRIQFLADCTHALAGQTVDLPDWES, encoded by the coding sequence ATGGTCCGCGTTGGCGAGGGCGACGGCCCCCGCTGGGGCTACAATGAGAACCCGGGCGCCCCGACGTTCACGCCCTCGATCCTCCTGCGCAGCGGCCACTATGTGTCGACCCACCAGCCGGGCGATCCGTGTTGGTGTGACTATGAGAAGCGGCTCGGCAAGCCTGCGCCCTTCGCGTGCACCGTCTGCCACTCCTTCGTCACCGACGGGCGCATCCAGTTTCTCGCTGACTGCACGCACGCGCTCGCCGGCCAGACCGTCGATCTGCCGGATTGGGAGTCGTGA
- a CDS encoding glycoside hydrolase family protein: MNRVDDDVALEVASHEGLVRQTYKDSKGIPTWSIGVTSASGHDVDRYVGKPQPLEHCLAVFAWLLENKYAPAVRKAFGSRTLTQAQFAAALSFHYNAGAISRASWVKKWLAGDIAGARKAFMDWRKPAEIIPRREKERDLFFDGKWSNDGKITEYTRLTGKMTPDWGSARRVDARAALKAALASAAPAPTAPRPPKPATVSAPPSPATMTEYEIRALQQQLHDALYTEVGFVDGKIGTRTRAALFAFQTDNALPATGEMNTETRAFILAHGVPARQLAPERERATAASLAEAGRLPPAAQAALKGGFWAKVQAAFATVAMMIYGAWEQSGDALSSLSPFKEDLLAAGPWLFFAAVIGISLVLWLRSRNAVDQTVRAVRLGRDTGA, translated from the coding sequence ATGAACCGCGTCGATGACGATGTGGCGCTTGAAGTCGCGTCGCATGAGGGGCTGGTGCGCCAGACCTATAAGGACAGCAAGGGCATTCCGACGTGGTCGATCGGCGTCACCAGCGCCAGCGGCCACGATGTCGATCGCTATGTCGGCAAGCCACAGCCGCTGGAGCACTGCCTCGCTGTCTTCGCTTGGCTGCTGGAGAACAAGTACGCGCCGGCGGTGCGGAAGGCATTCGGTAGTCGGACACTGACGCAGGCGCAATTCGCGGCTGCACTCTCTTTCCACTACAACGCCGGCGCCATCTCCCGCGCGAGCTGGGTCAAGAAATGGCTGGCCGGCGACATCGCAGGCGCGCGCAAGGCCTTCATGGATTGGCGCAAGCCGGCCGAGATCATCCCCCGCCGCGAGAAGGAGCGTGACCTCTTCTTTGACGGCAAGTGGTCCAACGACGGCAAGATAACCGAATATACCCGGCTCACGGGCAAGATGACGCCGGACTGGGGAAGCGCTCGCCGGGTTGACGCACGGGCCGCGCTGAAGGCGGCTCTGGCTTCTGCCGCTCCCGCTCCGACGGCGCCACGCCCGCCGAAGCCTGCCACCGTCTCTGCGCCGCCTTCGCCGGCCACGATGACGGAATACGAGATTCGCGCGCTGCAGCAGCAACTGCACGATGCCCTCTATACCGAGGTGGGCTTCGTCGATGGGAAAATCGGCACCCGCACCCGTGCGGCGCTGTTCGCCTTCCAGACCGACAATGCTCTGCCGGCGACGGGCGAGATGAATACAGAGACGCGGGCATTCATCCTCGCCCATGGCGTGCCGGCGCGGCAGCTGGCGCCGGAGCGCGAGCGGGCCACGGCGGCGAGCCTCGCCGAAGCCGGCCGGCTGCCGCCGGCGGCACAGGCGGCGCTGAAGGGCGGCTTCTGGGCCAAGGTGCAGGCGGCCTTCGCGACCGTCGCCATGATGATCTACGGCGCGTGGGAGCAGTCGGGCGATGCGCTGTCGTCGCTCTCGCCCTTCAAGGAGGATCTGCTCGCCGCCGGGCCGTGGCTGTTCTTCGCCGCGGTGATCGGCATCTCGCTCGTGCTCTGGCTGCGCTCGCGCAACGCCGTCGATCAGACGGTGCGGGCGGTGCGCCTCGGCCGCGACACGGGGGCGTGA